The Falco peregrinus isolate bFalPer1 chromosome 1, bFalPer1.pri, whole genome shotgun sequence genome has a window encoding:
- the GPHB5 gene encoding glycoprotein hormone beta-5, whose translation MKLHWVILGTLLLLLLASSGGAAETPAIDLRTFIGCAVREFTFLAKKPGCRGLRVTTDACWGRCETWEKPVLEPPYIESYHRVCTYNETKMMTVKLPRCAPDVDPFYTYPVAIRCDCDICSTATTECETA comes from the exons ATGAAGCTCCACTGGGTGATCCTGGGCaccctgcttctcctgctgctggccagctcTGGTGGTGCGGCCGAGACCCCCGCCATTGACCTGCGGACCTTCATCGGCTGCGCTGTGCGTGAGTTCACCTTCCTGGCCAAGAAAcctggctgcagggggctgCGAGTGACGACGGACGCGTGCTGGGGACGCTGCGAGACCTGGGAG AAACCGGTGCTGGAACCGCCTTACATCGAGTCTTACCACCGTGTCTGCACCTACAACGAGACCAAGATGATGACGGTGAAGCTGCCCAGGTGTGCTCCTGATGTGGATCCCTTCTACACCTACCCCGTGGCCATCCGCTGCGACTGCGACATCTGCTCCACCGCCACGACTGAATGTGAGACTGCCTga